The following coding sequences are from one Augochlora pura isolate Apur16 chromosome 6, APUR_v2.2.1, whole genome shotgun sequence window:
- the LOC144471400 gene encoding O-glucosyltransferase rumi homolog, producing MTLHYILLIAIFWIARCEEQYCSIDNAKNCDSEKETIVYNKGLNDKYNKYYYAIEESKKNYKSCNNTNNGCYKNVITQDLKPFKEQGINKYLINTAKDRGTFYQIIQGKIYRQKDCMFPSRCAGIEYFLSKLAPNLPDIDLVINTRDYPQTSKHFGGPLPIFSFSKTAQYYDITYPAWSFWEGGPAISLYPRGLGRWDEHRMTLDKAGEDTPWSKKESKGFFRGSRTSSERDNLVLLSRQKPDLVDAQYTKNQAWKSDEDTLHAPPAVEVSLESHCKYKYLFNFKGVAASFRHKHLFLCQSLVFHVGDDWTEFYYDAMVPWIHYIPVPKDANQSEIEELIQFAKDNDELSKEIAIRGRNFIWNNLKMSDILQFWKKLLQRYSKLLTYKPSLDKTLILIKKREF from the exons ATGACATTACattatatcttattaattgctattttttgGATAGCTCGCTGTGAAGAACAATATTGTTCTATTGACAATGCAAAGAATTGTGACAGCGAAAAGGAAACCATTGTTTACAATAAAG gGTTAAAcgataagtataataaatattattatgcaattgaggaatcgaagaaaaattataaatcatgtAACAATACAAACAAtggttgttataaaaatgtcattacACAAGACTTGAAACCTTTCAAGGAGCAGGGTATAAACAAGTACTTAATAAACACTGCAAAGGATAG AGGaacattttatcaaataatacaAGGGAAGATATACAGACAGAAGGATTGCATGTTTCCATCAAGATGTGCCGGAATAGAGTACTTCCTTTCAAAATTGGCACCCAACTTACCTGATATAGATTTAGTGATAAATACACGAGATTACCCTCAAACTAGTAAACATTTTGGTGGTCCATTGCCCATTTTCTCGTTCAGTAAG ACAGCACAGTATTATGATATTACATATCCAGCATGGTCATTCTGGGAAGGTGGTCCTGCAATTTCTTTGTATCCTCGAGGACTTGGTAGGTGGGACGAACATCGGATGACATTAGACAAAGCTGGTGAAGACACGCCATGGTCAAAGAAAGAGTCTAAAGGATTTTTTAGAGGCTCTAGAACTAGTTCAGAGCGTGATAATTTAGTGCTACTGAGTCGTCAAAAACCTGATTTGGTTGATGCTCAGTACACAAAGAATCAAGCATGGAAGTCTGATGAA gATACATTACATGCACCTCCTGCTGTTGAAGTCTCCTTAGAATCccattgtaaatataaatatttatttaacttcaaAGGTGTTGCAGCATCGTTCAGGCACAAACACTTGTTTCTGTGTCAGTCTTTAGTATTTCACGTTGGTGATGATTGGACGGAATTTTACTATGATGCAATGGTGCCTTGGATTCATTATATACCTGTCCCTAAGGATGCTAATCAATCAGAGATAGA GGAACTAATACAATTTGCAAAGGATAATGATGAATTGTCTAAAGAAATTGCAATTCGAGGTAGAAACTTCATAtggaataatttgaaaatgtctgacattttacaattttggaAGAAGCTTTTACAAAGGTATTCCAAACTTCTAACATACAAACCTTCTTTAGATAAAACTTTGATACTAATTAAAAAGagggaattttaa
- the Rpl30 gene encoding ribosomal protein L30: MAHLEREPDSILSSSFTSGVVRGSTRAEKTQIKLNAKMVAKKKQKKSQDGINARLALVMKSGKCVLGYKQTLKSLRQGKAKLVIIANNTPPLRKSEIEYYAMLAKTGVHHYMGNNIELGTACGKYFRVCTLSITDPGNSDIIKSMPMGDQA, from the exons atggCTCATCTCGAACGCGAACCGGATTCGATACTTTCAAGTTCTTTCACGTCCGGCGTGGTCCGTGGTAGTACGCGTGCCGAGAAG ACGCAGATTAAATTAAACGCAAAAATGGTGGCCAAGAAGAAGCag AAGAAGTCCCAGGATGGTATTAACGCCAGGCTAGCTCTGGTCATGAAATCAGGAAAATGTGTCCTGGGCTACAAACAGACGCTTAAGTCCCTTCGGCAAGGGAAAGCAAAACTGGTCATCATTGCCAACAACACTCCTCCTCTAAG GAAATCAGAGATCGAATATTACGCCATGTTGGCAAAGACTGGTGTCCATCACTATATGGGAAACAACATAGAATTGGGCACTGCATGCGGAAAATACTTTAGGGTATGCACCCTTTCTATTACAGACCCTGGAAACTCTGATATCATCAAGTCGATGCCCATGGGTGATCAGgcttaa
- the Mpi gene encoding mannose phosphate isomerase, producing the protein MELQCKVQTYDWGKYGIDSTVATLVKSANSEFSLDEKRPYAELWMGTHPNGPSYMKNLDMTLEQYIKENSNVLGKDVEKIFGEHLPFLFKVLSVKKALSIQAHPNKEKAKELHQQYPTIYKDANYKPELAIALTPFEVLCGFRPIREIKEFLKILPELRVAIGEDKVLKFMATDEANTNRALKTCFHGLMTCDPSLIELQLRKLLDRLSNSDDSLRQSLHANLLERLHTDYPGDVGCFGIYFFNFITMQPGEAIYLGPNEPHAYLSGDCIECMACSDNVVRAGLTPKLKDVPTLIEMLTYNCEPISGKRFQPTREDDCTEVFRPPVLDFAVAKITIPPGRSSYNIIPRNTASILIIINGKGEISSSKVLCRGSVIFISANEKIGIKVLCGCHPMLMFQAFVNV; encoded by the exons ATGGAACTTCAATGTAAGGTACAAACTTATGATTGGGGAAAATATGGAATAGATAGCACAGTTGCAACATTGGTAAAATCTGCAAATTCAGAATTCTCACTAGATGAAAAAAGACCATATGCTGAGTTATGGATGGGTACACATCCCAATGGCCCTTCGTATATGAAGAATTTAGACATGACTTTggaacaatatataaaagaaaatagtaatGTTTTGGGCAAAGATGTTGAAAAGATATTTGGAGAACATTTACCATTTCTCTTTAAAGTTTTATCCGTGAAAAAAGCATTGTCAATTCAAGCACATCCAAAtaag GAAAAGGCCAAAGAATTACATCAGCAGTATCCTACTATTTATAAAGATGCAAATTATAAACCTGAGCTTGCAATCGCTTTAACACCGTTTGAAGTTCTCTGTGGTTTCCGTCCAATTAGAGAGATAAAGGAATTTCTGAAAATCCTTCCAGAATTACGCGTTGCAATAGGAGAAGATAAAGTACTTAAATTTATGGCTACAGATGAAGCAAACACTAACAGAGCTTTGAAAACATGTTTCCACGGTCTGATGACCTGTGATCCTAGTTTGATTGAATTACAACTTAGAAAGTTACTTGATAGATTATCTAATTCAG ACGACTCTTTAAGACAGTCTTTACATGCTAACTTGTTGGAAAGATTGCACACTGATTATCCAGGAGATGTTGGATGTTTTggcatttatttcttcaattttataacaatgcaACCTGGAGAAGCGATTTATCTTGGCCCAAATGAACCTCATGCATATCTTTCGGgtg atTGCATAGAATGTATGGCATGTTCTGACAATGTAGTACGCGCAGGATTGACTCCTAAATTAAAAGATGTACCAACattaattgaaatgttaaCATACAACTGTGAACCCATATCTGGTAAAAGATTTCAACCTACACGCGAAGACGACTGCACAGAAGTATTTCGACCTCCAGTGTTAGACTTTGCAGTGGCTAAAATTACA ATACCTCCAGGAAGATCTTCTTACAATATCATTCCGAGAAATACAgctagtattttaattatcataaacGGAAAAGGTGAGATTTCATCATCAAAAGTTCTATGCAGAGGAtcagtcatatttatttcagcaaatgaaaaaattggaattaaagTTTTGTGCGGATGTCATCCAATGTTAATGTTCCAAGCTTtcgtaaatgtttaa
- the Tfiifbeta gene encoding transcription factor TFIIFbeta isoform X1, with the protein MICKYTMSANASHTEKELDLSNAGRGVWLVKVPKYIANKWEKAPGNIEVGKLKITKSPGQKAEVSLKLSEAVLALKEPGEEEIPKQHRLDVTTVTKQMLGVFSHVTRKSLKLIPSIYHLKLHLQIVHRSAASNNSDSIVPETEKLYMEGRIVQKLECRPYADNCYMKLKLQSIKRASVPQRSVQQLDRVVQNFKPVSDHKHNIEYAEKKKAEGKKMRDDKDAVLDMLFAAFEKHQYYNIRDLVKITRQPIVYLKEILNEVCNYNLKNPHRNMWELKPEYRHYKDDDKASENAQKKDDSDDD; encoded by the exons ATGATATGCAAAT atACAATGTCAGCAAATGCTTCACATACAGAAAAGGAGCTGGATTTAAGCAATGCTGGCAGAGGTGTCTGGTTAGTCAAAGTACCCAAATACATAGCTAACAAATGGGAGAAAGCACCTGGTAACATAGAAGTTGGAAAACTAAAGATAACTAA AAGTCCTGGTCAAAAAGCAGAGGTATCTCTGAAATTGTCAGAAGCCGTCTTAGCTTTGAAAGAGCCAGGAGAGGAAGAAATTCCTAAACAGCATAGATTAGATGTTACAACTGTAACTAAACAAATGTTAGGTGTATTTTCTCATGTCACGCGTAAGTCATTGAAATTGATTCCTAGTATCTATCATTTGAAATTGCATTTACAAATTGTACATCGTTCTGCAGCTTCAAATAATTCTGACTCCATTGTTCCTGAAACTGAGAAACTTTATATGGAAGGAAGAATAGTACAAAAATTAGAATGTCGACCATATG ctgataattgttatatgaaattgaaattgcaaagtATCAAAAGAGCTTCAGTACCACAAAGATCAGTTCAGCAATTAGATAGAGTTGTTCAAAATTTCAAGCCTGTTTCTGATCACAAACATAAT ATCGAATATGCAGAAAAGAAGAAGGCTGAAGGCAAGAAGATGCGTGATGACAAGGATGCAGTATTGGACATGTTGTTTGCTGCCTTTGAAAAACatcagtattataatataagagatctcgtaaaaattacaagacaACCAATT gtATATCTgaaggaaatattaaatgaagtgtgtaattataatttgaaaaatcctcATAGAAATATGTGGGAATTGAAACCAGAGTATAGACATTACAAGGATGATGACAAGGCCTCCGAAAATGCTCAAAAGAAAGATGATTCTGATGATGATTAA
- the LOC144471402 gene encoding uncharacterized protein LOC144471402, with translation MKAIIWLCIFIISLRYVLSNNITTEETTLTNEIPDSVENQQSCLCKELKCSCCEYLDWKFVNVNGLVCAGVKYVTDVSVILSLTYNNITIIEQHIYLSKLHPICIKENIVGILYGSLCLYVYDVFTTPESFHACFNLTASISAAHVSTNLGCINIKKNIFTNIKFRDWFMCKIYKKNCPMLS, from the exons ATGAAAGCTATAATTTGGttgtgtatatttataatttcgttacGTTATGTTTTATCAAACAATATTACAACAGAGGAAACAACACTGACAAATGAAA TCCCTGATAGTGTTGAAAATCAACAATCCTGTCTGTGTAAAGAATTGAAATGCTCATGTTGTGAATACTTAGATTGGAAATTTGTTAATGTAAATGGACTAG TATGTGCAGGTGTTAAATATGTGACAGACGTCAGTGTCATACTTTCATTAACATATAACAACATAACAATTATTGAACAACATATTTATC tgAGTAAACTACATCCAATATGTATAAAGGAAAATATAGTTGGAATATTGTATGGCAGTTTGtgcttatatgtatatgatgTTTTTACAACACCTGAAAGTTTTCATGCCTGTTTTAATCTCACAGCAAGCATATCTGCTGCTCATGTTTCTACTAATTTGggttgtattaatattaaaaagaacatcttcacaaatataaaattcaggGATTGGTTTATGTGTaagatttataagaaaaattgcccAATGCTATCATAA
- the Tfiifbeta gene encoding transcription factor TFIIFbeta isoform X2: MSANASHTEKELDLSNAGRGVWLVKVPKYIANKWEKAPGNIEVGKLKITKSPGQKAEVSLKLSEAVLALKEPGEEEIPKQHRLDVTTVTKQMLGVFSHVTRKSLKLIPSIYHLKLHLQIVHRSAASNNSDSIVPETEKLYMEGRIVQKLECRPYADNCYMKLKLQSIKRASVPQRSVQQLDRVVQNFKPVSDHKHNIEYAEKKKAEGKKMRDDKDAVLDMLFAAFEKHQYYNIRDLVKITRQPIVYLKEILNEVCNYNLKNPHRNMWELKPEYRHYKDDDKASENAQKKDDSDDD; encoded by the exons ATGTCAGCAAATGCTTCACATACAGAAAAGGAGCTGGATTTAAGCAATGCTGGCAGAGGTGTCTGGTTAGTCAAAGTACCCAAATACATAGCTAACAAATGGGAGAAAGCACCTGGTAACATAGAAGTTGGAAAACTAAAGATAACTAA AAGTCCTGGTCAAAAAGCAGAGGTATCTCTGAAATTGTCAGAAGCCGTCTTAGCTTTGAAAGAGCCAGGAGAGGAAGAAATTCCTAAACAGCATAGATTAGATGTTACAACTGTAACTAAACAAATGTTAGGTGTATTTTCTCATGTCACGCGTAAGTCATTGAAATTGATTCCTAGTATCTATCATTTGAAATTGCATTTACAAATTGTACATCGTTCTGCAGCTTCAAATAATTCTGACTCCATTGTTCCTGAAACTGAGAAACTTTATATGGAAGGAAGAATAGTACAAAAATTAGAATGTCGACCATATG ctgataattgttatatgaaattgaaattgcaaagtATCAAAAGAGCTTCAGTACCACAAAGATCAGTTCAGCAATTAGATAGAGTTGTTCAAAATTTCAAGCCTGTTTCTGATCACAAACATAAT ATCGAATATGCAGAAAAGAAGAAGGCTGAAGGCAAGAAGATGCGTGATGACAAGGATGCAGTATTGGACATGTTGTTTGCTGCCTTTGAAAAACatcagtattataatataagagatctcgtaaaaattacaagacaACCAATT gtATATCTgaaggaaatattaaatgaagtgtgtaattataatttgaaaaatcctcATAGAAATATGTGGGAATTGAAACCAGAGTATAGACATTACAAGGATGATGACAAGGCCTCCGAAAATGCTCAAAAGAAAGATGATTCTGATGATGATTAA
- the Tfiifbeta gene encoding transcription factor TFIIFbeta isoform X3: MICKYTMSANASHTEKELDLSNAGRGVWLVKVPKYIANKWEKAPGNIEVGKLKITKSPGQKAEVSLKLSEAVLALKEPGEEEIPKQHRLDVTTVTKQMLGVFSHVTPSNNSDSIVPETEKLYMEGRIVQKLECRPYADNCYMKLKLQSIKRASVPQRSVQQLDRVVQNFKPVSDHKHNIEYAEKKKAEGKKMRDDKDAVLDMLFAAFEKHQYYNIRDLVKITRQPIVYLKEILNEVCNYNLKNPHRNMWELKPEYRHYKDDDKASENAQKKDDSDDD, from the exons ATGATATGCAAAT atACAATGTCAGCAAATGCTTCACATACAGAAAAGGAGCTGGATTTAAGCAATGCTGGCAGAGGTGTCTGGTTAGTCAAAGTACCCAAATACATAGCTAACAAATGGGAGAAAGCACCTGGTAACATAGAAGTTGGAAAACTAAAGATAACTAA AAGTCCTGGTCAAAAAGCAGAGGTATCTCTGAAATTGTCAGAAGCCGTCTTAGCTTTGAAAGAGCCAGGAGAGGAAGAAATTCCTAAACAGCATAGATTAGATGTTACAACTGTAACTAAACAAATGTTAGGTGTATTTTCTCATGTCACGC CTTCAAATAATTCTGACTCCATTGTTCCTGAAACTGAGAAACTTTATATGGAAGGAAGAATAGTACAAAAATTAGAATGTCGACCATATG ctgataattgttatatgaaattgaaattgcaaagtATCAAAAGAGCTTCAGTACCACAAAGATCAGTTCAGCAATTAGATAGAGTTGTTCAAAATTTCAAGCCTGTTTCTGATCACAAACATAAT ATCGAATATGCAGAAAAGAAGAAGGCTGAAGGCAAGAAGATGCGTGATGACAAGGATGCAGTATTGGACATGTTGTTTGCTGCCTTTGAAAAACatcagtattataatataagagatctcgtaaaaattacaagacaACCAATT gtATATCTgaaggaaatattaaatgaagtgtgtaattataatttgaaaaatcctcATAGAAATATGTGGGAATTGAAACCAGAGTATAGACATTACAAGGATGATGACAAGGCCTCCGAAAATGCTCAAAAGAAAGATGATTCTGATGATGATTAA
- the Mrpl41 gene encoding mitochondrial ribosomal protein L41 yields MASMCTVIRRQISTSSVCYGKRNFRKFLIYNKRGSRSFKHEQATNPNCDIPIDKRGVRETGWRVNKKFVHVPEMIPEIIVPSLKDFHLKPYVSYKVEDLPKRKFTAKDLFNLVYAPKIKNDFENNQLGPHGEPLNPSEYEKLTAEEAKLKAEQTGTDLFTVDRRSLK; encoded by the exons aTGGCGTCAATGTGTACGGTTATAAGACGACAAATTTCGACTTCGTCCGTTTGTTATGGCAagcgaaattttcgaaaatttctaatatacaACAAACGAGGTAGTCGTTCTTTCAAACATGAACAAGCGACCAATCCAAATTGTGACATTCCAATCGATa AAAGAGGAGTAAGGGAGACAGGCTGGCGAGTGAACAAGAAATTTGTTCATGTACCAGAAATGATACCAGAAATTATTGTGCCGTCACTGAaggattttcatttaaaaccaTATGTTTCTTATAAAGTTGAGGACCTTCCAAAGCGCAAATTCACAGCCAAAGATTTATTCAACTTAGTATATGCGCCAAAAATTAAGAATgactttgaaaataatcaattgGGTCCACATGGTGAACCATTAAATCCCAGTGAATATGAAAAGTTAACTGCTGAGGAAGCTAAACTTAAGGCAGAACAAACTGGTACAGATCTTTTCACTGTAGATAGGAGAAgcttgaaataa